In Selenomonas dianae, a genomic segment contains:
- the rpoD gene encoding RNA polymerase sigma factor RpoD: MTEGTEQKKAPGAEIIERLLAKGKTNGGTLTYGELIDALQKQEMSPDEMDDMYQRFSDEGVEIVDDVPAAVEEEPVDDEPEGKEEEVEIDLTVPEGISLDDPVRMYLKEIGHVPLLTAEEEVELAQRMEAGDMTARHRLEEANLRLVVSIAKRYVGRGMLFLDLIQEGNLGLLKAVEKFDYSKGYKFSTYATWWIRQAITRAIADQARTIRIPVHMVETINKLIRISRGLLQELGRDPRPEEIAKEMGISVARVHEIMKIAQEPVSLETPIGEEEDSHLGDFIEDEAAPAPAEAASFMLLREQLEEVLETLTDREKNVLRLRFGLEDGRSRTLEEVGQSFGVTRERIRQIEAKALRKLRHPSRSKVLRDFLE, translated from the coding sequence ATGACGGAGGGGACGGAGCAGAAAAAAGCACCGGGCGCCGAGATCATTGAACGCCTGCTTGCCAAGGGGAAGACGAACGGCGGCACGCTGACATACGGCGAACTCATCGACGCACTGCAAAAACAGGAGATGTCCCCCGACGAAATGGACGATATGTACCAGCGTTTCAGCGACGAAGGCGTTGAGATCGTCGATGATGTGCCGGCGGCTGTGGAAGAAGAACCTGTGGATGACGAGCCGGAGGGCAAGGAGGAGGAAGTCGAGATCGACCTCACCGTACCGGAGGGCATCTCACTCGACGACCCCGTGCGGATGTACCTCAAGGAGATCGGTCATGTGCCGCTGCTGACGGCAGAGGAGGAGGTCGAGCTCGCGCAGCGTATGGAGGCGGGGGACATGACGGCGCGTCACCGCCTGGAGGAGGCGAACCTGCGCCTCGTCGTGAGCATCGCCAAACGCTACGTCGGACGCGGGATGCTCTTTCTCGACCTCATCCAGGAGGGCAACCTGGGGCTTTTGAAGGCGGTCGAAAAATTCGATTACAGCAAGGGCTACAAGTTCAGCACGTATGCGACGTGGTGGATACGGCAGGCGATCACGCGCGCCATCGCCGACCAGGCGCGTACCATCCGCATCCCCGTTCATATGGTCGAGACGATCAACAAGCTCATCCGCATCTCGCGCGGGCTGCTGCAGGAGCTCGGACGCGACCCGCGTCCCGAGGAGATCGCGAAGGAAATGGGCATCAGTGTTGCGCGTGTGCATGAGATCATGAAGATCGCGCAGGAGCCCGTGTCCCTCGAAACGCCGATCGGCGAGGAGGAGGACTCCCACCTCGGCGACTTCATCGAGGACGAGGCGGCACCCGCGCCCGCCGAGGCGGCATCGTTTATGCTCCTGCGGGAACAGCTTGAGGAGGTCTTGGAAACACTGACCGACCGCGAGAAGAACGTCCTGCGGCTGCGCTTCGGGCTGGAGGACGGACGTTCGCGCACCCTTGAGGAAGTCGGGCAGAGTTTCGGCGTGACGCGCGAGCGCATCCGCCAGATCGAGGCGAAGGCACTCAGAAAGCTGCGCCACCCGAGCCGCAGCAAGGTGCTGCGTGACTTCTTGGAGTAG
- the rpoD gene encoding RNA polymerase sigma factor RpoD yields the protein MQAAAVRIERDEMHQTGILNRLAAKGKTNGGTLTCTELMEALDTQTMTPDEMNTLYEKFNDEGIEIVDDTAVEAVGDDDPPESVDAPDSDEPEIEIDLSVPEGIALDDPVRMYLKEIGRVPLLTAEEEVELARRMEAGDERARHRLEEANLRLVVSIAKRYVGRGMLFLDLIQEGNLGLLKAVEKFDYSKGYKFSTYATWWIRQAITRAIADQARTIRIPVHMVETINKYIRISRQLLQELGRDPTPEEVAKHMGLSTSRVREIMKIAQEPVSLETPIGEEEDSHLGDFIEDEAALDPADAASMMLLKEQIADVLKTLAPREAEVLRLRFGLEDGRSRTLEEVGQSFGVTRERIRQIEAKALRKLRHPVRLRKLQGNFDL from the coding sequence ATGCAGGCAGCGGCCGTACGGATCGAACGGGATGAGATGCACCAAACGGGAATATTGAATCGACTTGCGGCAAAAGGAAAAACAAACGGAGGCACACTGACGTGCACAGAGCTGATGGAAGCACTTGACACACAGACCATGACCCCCGACGAAATGAATACACTGTACGAAAAATTCAACGACGAAGGGATCGAGATCGTTGACGATACAGCCGTAGAAGCGGTCGGGGACGACGATCCACCGGAGTCCGTCGATGCGCCGGATTCGGATGAGCCGGAGATCGAGATCGACCTCAGCGTACCCGAGGGTATCGCACTCGACGACCCCGTCCGTATGTATCTCAAGGAGATCGGACGCGTGCCGCTGCTGACGGCAGAGGAGGAGGTCGAGCTCGCACGCCGGATGGAGGCGGGCGACGAGCGTGCGCGTCACCGCCTGGAGGAGGCAAACCTGCGCCTTGTCGTGAGCATCGCCAAACGCTACGTCGGACGCGGGATGCTCTTTCTCGACCTCATCCAGGAGGGCAACCTCGGGCTTTTGAAGGCGGTCGAGAAATTCGATTACAGTAAGGGCTACAAATTCAGCACGTACGCGACGTGGTGGATACGGCAGGCGATTACGCGCGCCATCGCCGACCAGGCACGTACCATTCGCATTCCCGTTCACATGGTCGAGACGATCAACAAATACATCCGCATCTCGCGCCAGCTCCTGCAGGAACTTGGGCGTGACCCGACCCCGGAGGAGGTTGCGAAGCACATGGGGCTGAGCACTTCGCGCGTGCGCGAGATCATGAAGATCGCACAGGAACCCGTGTCCCTCGAAACGCCGATCGGCGAGGAGGAGGACTCCCACCTCGGCGACTTCATCGAGGATGAGGCGGCACTCGATCCCGCCGATGCAGCGTCGATGATGCTGCTCAAGGAGCAGATCGCGGATGTTCTCAAGACCCTCGCACCGCGCGAGGCGGAGGTGCTGCGTTTGCGGTTCGGTCTTGAGGACGGGCGCTCACGCACCCTTGAGGAGGTCGGGCAGAGTTTCGGCGTGACGCGCGAGCGCATCCGCCAGATCGAGGCGAAGGCGCTCCGAAAGCTGCGGCATCCCGTGCGTCTGCGCAAATTACAGGGGAATTTTGATCTTTGA
- the dnaG gene encoding DNA primase: MRDPRMEAFVQQVRAQTDILAVVQGYVPLKRKGNRYWGCCPFHNEKTASFSVVPADGFFYCFGCHAGGDAFKFISLIEHITPFEAILRQAEQLGIEKPAQKRDPRAEARLRELDDLRKVNALARDFFHNCLTVTRYGEAGRAYLAGRGITAEAIERYGIGFAPDAWSKLSDAFQKRGIAEHLLVTAGLAVKRERGDGVYDRFRGRVMIPIADERGRIVAFGGRALGDAQPKYLNTAETPVFNKRKLLFGLDRAHRAIASEGAAIVVEGYMDAIAAWEAGVLNVVATLGTSFTEEHATLLLRRAPRIVFCYDSDAAGQEATLRALSAVRGRAAEVRVLLLPDGKDPDEYVRTHGAEAFRALVGDAVPVPAFRLRHIRAHMTDGVEGQRSALRAMLPVLAELDAVTRAAYVRRTAAELFLDEGVVADALRAYVRRGGAEPSQQSTAQDAPAHLPDDPLRRAGRELIAAVWHDPSILTEILSLIPLADFPDAGTAEILRAMEQHSAAGGALDAAFIAAQPTAAGAELTRAIAGEGRTPASYREALGTLRRAYLTAALARHTRCAEEMMQAGKAAYIDELNEVKKIQDEIARENSRE, translated from the coding sequence ATGCGTGACCCGAGGATGGAGGCCTTTGTGCAGCAGGTGCGCGCGCAGACCGACATCCTCGCCGTCGTGCAGGGGTATGTTCCGCTGAAGCGCAAGGGCAATCGCTACTGGGGCTGCTGCCCCTTCCACAACGAAAAGACAGCGTCGTTCTCCGTCGTGCCCGCCGACGGCTTCTTCTACTGCTTCGGCTGCCACGCGGGCGGCGACGCGTTCAAATTCATCTCGCTCATCGAGCACATCACGCCGTTTGAGGCGATCCTGCGGCAGGCGGAGCAGCTCGGTATCGAAAAGCCTGCGCAGAAACGCGATCCGCGCGCGGAGGCGCGTCTTAGGGAACTGGATGATCTCAGAAAAGTTAATGCGCTTGCACGTGACTTTTTTCACAACTGCCTCACCGTGACGCGTTACGGGGAAGCGGGACGCGCATATCTCGCGGGGCGCGGCATCACGGCGGAGGCAATCGAGCGGTATGGCATCGGCTTCGCGCCCGACGCGTGGTCAAAGCTCTCCGACGCGTTCCAAAAGCGCGGCATCGCCGAACACCTTCTCGTGACGGCGGGGCTTGCCGTGAAACGTGAGCGCGGCGACGGCGTCTACGATCGCTTTCGGGGACGCGTCATGATCCCCATTGCGGACGAGCGCGGGCGCATCGTCGCCTTCGGCGGGCGTGCGCTCGGCGATGCACAGCCGAAATACCTCAACACGGCGGAAACCCCCGTCTTTAACAAGCGAAAGCTCCTCTTTGGGCTTGACCGCGCACATCGCGCGATTGCAAGTGAGGGCGCGGCGATTGTCGTAGAGGGCTATATGGACGCGATTGCCGCATGGGAAGCAGGCGTTTTGAATGTCGTCGCGACCCTCGGCACTTCATTTACAGAGGAACACGCGACGCTGCTCCTGCGCCGTGCGCCGCGCATCGTGTTCTGCTACGACAGCGACGCGGCGGGACAGGAGGCGACCCTGCGCGCACTTTCGGCGGTGCGCGGACGTGCCGCCGAGGTGCGTGTTCTCCTCCTGCCCGACGGTAAAGATCCCGACGAGTACGTCCGCACGCACGGCGCGGAGGCGTTTCGCGCGCTCGTGGGCGATGCCGTCCCCGTTCCCGCCTTTCGTCTGCGCCACATCCGCGCGCACATGACGGACGGTGTGGAGGGGCAGCGCAGTGCACTCCGCGCGATGCTGCCCGTGCTCGCAGAGCTGGATGCCGTCACCCGTGCCGCCTATGTGCGCCGGACGGCGGCGGAGCTCTTTCTCGACGAGGGCGTGGTGGCGGATGCGCTGCGTGCCTATGTGCGGCGCGGCGGCGCAGAGCCGTCGCAGCAGAGCACGGCGCAGGATGCCCCTGCGCATTTGCCGGACGATCCGCTGCGGCGGGCAGGGCGCGAACTGATTGCGGCGGTTTGGCATGATCCTTCGATTCTCACCGAAATTTTATCTTTGATTCCGCTTGCCGATTTTCCCGATGCGGGCACGGCGGAAATCCTTCGTGCCATGGAACAGCACAGCGCCGCAGGCGGCGCATTGGATGCCGCCTTTATCGCCGCACAGCCTACAGCGGCAGGGGCGGAGCTCACCCGCGCCATCGCCGGGGAGGGGCGGACACCCGCCTCCTATCGGGAGGCGCTCGGCACACTCCGACGCGCATATCTGACCGCTGCGCTTGCCCGTCATACGCGTTGTGCCGAGGAGATGATGCAAGCAGGAAAAGCGGCATACATTGACGAATTAAACGAAGTGAAGAAGATACAGGATGAAATCGCCCGTGAAAATTCACGCGAATAA
- a CDS encoding deoxyguanosinetriphosphate triphosphohydrolase: protein MTVRERLETQEDTLLSPLAARSRAATRSHPMEECPFRTKFQRDRDRILHSKSFRRLKHKTQVYIVAGDHYRTRMTHSLEVAQISRTIARALRLNEDLTEAVALGHDVGHTPFGHAGEAVVEEITGHFSHNEQSLRMVEVLERGGHGLNLTGAVRDGILNHTGKGVPQTFEGRIVRIADRIAYLCHDYDDSIRAGLLTPEELPAEVRDAFGTDTSAMITSMVSDMIVTSEACGDAALSDGVQRVMDAFRSFMFERIYHSKALAHERAQAGFVLRALMDHFTVYFHTLPPEFIARAERWGREQCVVDYVAGLTDSFAVALFREIYIPPVDQMTFKPI from the coding sequence TTGACCGTCCGAGAACGGCTTGAGACGCAGGAGGACACACTCCTCTCACCTCTGGCGGCGCGGAGCAGAGCGGCAACGCGCAGTCACCCGATGGAGGAGTGTCCCTTTCGCACGAAGTTTCAGCGCGACCGTGACCGCATTCTCCACTCCAAATCATTCCGACGGCTCAAGCACAAGACGCAGGTCTACATCGTCGCGGGCGATCACTACCGCACGCGCATGACGCACAGCCTTGAGGTGGCGCAGATCTCGCGCACGATTGCGCGTGCGCTGCGCCTCAACGAGGATCTGACGGAGGCGGTCGCCCTCGGTCACGATGTCGGACACACGCCGTTCGGGCACGCGGGTGAGGCGGTCGTGGAGGAGATTACGGGGCATTTTTCCCACAACGAGCAGAGTCTGCGCATGGTCGAAGTCCTGGAACGCGGCGGGCACGGGCTGAACCTCACGGGAGCGGTGCGCGACGGCATCCTGAACCATACGGGCAAGGGCGTGCCGCAGACGTTCGAGGGGCGGATCGTGCGCATCGCCGACCGCATTGCCTACCTCTGCCACGACTACGACGACAGCATCCGCGCGGGGCTGCTCACGCCCGAGGAACTGCCCGCCGAGGTGCGTGACGCGTTCGGCACGGACACCTCCGCGATGATCACGAGCATGGTGTCTGATATGATCGTGACCTCGGAGGCGTGCGGCGATGCCGCTCTTTCGGACGGGGTGCAGCGCGTGATGGATGCGTTCCGCTCCTTTATGTTCGAGCGCATCTACCACTCCAAAGCGCTTGCACACGAGCGCGCACAGGCGGGCTTCGTCCTGCGCGCCCTGATGGATCACTTCACCGTGTATTTCCACACGTTGCCGCCCGAGTTCATCGCGCGCGCGGAGCGTTGGGGGCGCGAGCAGTGCGTGGTGGACTATGTGGCGGGGCTGACGGACAGCTTCGCCGTCGCGCTCTTTCGCGAGATCTACATCCCGCCCGTGGATCAGATGACATTCAAACCGATTTAG